In the Carassius auratus strain Wakin chromosome 50, ASM336829v1, whole genome shotgun sequence genome, one interval contains:
- the LOC113066860 gene encoding adenosine deaminase 2-A-like yields the protein MHVVTLRDLMWIWMLFLWCSSCHCGPDPRKREALIRLEASRRTGGNITLNEREELLDKKLQKLKQHDMEAGHVPPSMHFFKAKRFIDQSPVFSLLQKMPKGAALHVHDFGMVSVDWLVKNVTYRENCYVCFTDEQTVQFIFSSGQPASLPRCSSWNLLKSLREKIKNSTDLDNSFIRNLTLFTEDPDRAYPSQDIVWKRFEQAFLVAYGLVTYAPVFKDYLYEGLRQFYEDNIMYVEIRALLPATYELDGRLNNKDWSMRACQDVVKRFRENFPDFLGARVIFTVHRGINATEAVKTVEEAMTLHRNFPDIMAGFDFVGQEDLGRPLWYFKEALSLPEDRGVNLPYFFHAGETDSQGTDVDQNLMDALLFNTTRIGHGFALARHPVVKDLSRKMDVPIEVCPISNQVLKLVSDMRDHPVAALMAEGHPVVISSDDPALFGATALSHDFYEAFMGFGGMSFHLGTLKELVINSLRYSSLPSQTKKKAIEVLLVNWDKFVSESLL from the exons ATGCACGTGGTGACACTAAGAGACCTGATGTGGATATGGATGCTGTTTCTGTGGTGTTCATCATGTCACTGTGGACCAGATCCCAGGAAGCGGGAGGCTCTGATAAGGCTGGAAGCATCTAGACGGACAGGAGGCAACATAACACTGAATGAGAGAGAGGAACTTCTTGACAAGAAGCTTCAGAAACTGAAGCAGCATGATATGGAAGCAGGACATGTCCCACCGTCCATGCATTTCTTCAAGGCTAAGCGCTTCATCGATCAAAGTCCTGTGTTTAGTTTGCTTCAGAAGATGCCTAAAG GTGCTGCCCTGCATGTTCACGACTTTGGTATGGTGAGTGTGGATTGGCTGGTGAAGAACGTGACCTACAGAGAGAACTGCTACGTGTGCTTCACAGATGAGCAGACCGTGCAGTTTATCTTCTCCTCCGGACAGCCTGCGTCTCTTCCACGCTGCTCCTCATGGAATTTGCTGAAATCCCTCAGGGAGAAGATTAAAAACAGCACTGATTTGGACAACAG TTTCATTCGAAATCTCACGCTCTTCACCGAGGACCCAGACAGAGCCTATCCTAGCCAAGATATTGTGTGGAAGAGATTTGAGCAGGCATTCTTGGTGGCCTATGGGTTGGTCACCTATGCGCCTGTGTTCAAAGACTACCTCTATGAAGGTCTAAGACAGTTTTATGAGGACAACATCATGTATGTGGAAATCAGGGCGCTGCTGCCAGCG aCATATGAACTGGATGGCAGATTAAATAACAAGGACTGGAGTATGAGGGCCTGCCAGGACGTTGTGAAAAGATTTAGAGAAAACTTCCCAGACTTCCTAGGAGCTCGAGTGATTTTTACCGTCCACAG GGGTATAAATGCAACCGAGGCGGTGAAGACAGTAGAGGAAGCAATGACACTACACAGGAACTTTCCAGATATCATGGCAGGCTTTGACTTT GTAGGACAGGAAGACCTTGGAAGACCTCTGTGGTACTTCAAAGAGGCTTTGAGTCTACCTGAAGACAGGGGTGTTAACCTGCCCTACTTTTTCCACGCAGGAGAGACAG ATTCACAGGGAACAGATGTTGATCAGAACCTCATGGATGCTCTTCTATTCAACACCACACGTATAGGTCACGGCTTCGCTTTGGCACGTCATCCTGTAGTTAAAGACTTGTCTAGAAAGATGGATGTACCTATTGAAGTCTGTCCAATCTCAAATCAG GTGTTGAAATTGGTCTCAGACATGCGGGACCACCCAGTGGCAGCACTGATGGCTGAGGGTCATCCTGTAGTGATCAGCTCAGATGATCCAGCTCTGTTTGGGGCCACTGCCCTTTCACATGATTTCTACGAAGCCTTCATGGGCTTTGGAGGAATGAGCTTTCATTTAGGCACATTGAAAGAGCTGGTCATAAACTCCCTCAG GTACAGCTCATTGCCAAGTCAAACTAAGAAAAAGGCTATTGAGGTATTGCTGGTAAATTGGGACAAGTTTGTCTCGGAAAGTTTACTGTAG
- the LOC113066863 gene encoding RIB43A-like with coiled-coils protein 2 codes for MNAVEHLSDRVEAVQLDRRRNMELQRRERVFNDTFRTIGVDKDALDHQVKERREKKQRQANELKVYTDELLCSDRAACILEQRQKKDEHLLNEAIVQFRQQFQQPASRREFDLNDPELLKKQEGVRMLPGLAGEDLAQKDRLRKQQEQLRAWSLRQRDELERAKHGLQQEMHQYAQSSLALDTRALELQKMEEQSKRAAAITAKDFNLALAAEITHRHLQEHHEEEENNQTDILNQLNGDLLMENPEQNISVLGLSRLRRDCYKGMSPKELQQYMQYQLQQAEDGKRAVMEQREKELQEHHERMTSARAALLLERQQARINKELRRAMDNTNAQLAQAHDAQNNHLQDVYSNIPDERYFSQFNTSSR; via the exons ATGAATGCAGTTGAGCATTTGTCAGACCGAGTTGAAGCTGTTCAACTTGACAGAAGGAGAAACATGGAGTTACAACGCAGGGAGAGGGTCTTCAATGACACATTCCGCACGATTGGA GTTGACAAGGATGCTCTCGACCACCAAGTTAAAGAACGAAGAGAGAAAAAACAACGCCAAGCGAATGAACTGAAAGTCTATA CTGATGAGCTGCTGTGCAGTGATCGTGCAGCCTGTATCCTGGAGCAGCGTCAGAAGAAAGATGAGCACCTGCTGAATGAAGCCATTGTGCAATTCAGACAACAGTTTCAACAACCTGCTAGCCGGCGTGAGTTTGATCTGAATGATCCAGAGCTGCTGAAGAAGCAGGAAGGGGTGCGGATGCTGCCGGGGCTGGCTGGAGAAGATCTGGCCCAGAAGGACAGGCTGAGGAAGCAGCAGGAGCAGCTCAGAGCATGGTCCCTACGACAGCGAGACGAACTAGAGCGAGCAAAACACGGGTTACAACAAGAGA TGCACCAATATGCTCAAAGCAGTCTGGCTCTGGACACCCGAGCTCTTGAATTGCAGAAGATGGAGGAACAAAGCAAGAGAGCTGCAGCCATCACCGCCAAAGACTTTAACCTTGCACTG GCTGCAGAAATCACACACCGACATCTACAAGAGCATCATGAAGAGGAGGAAAACAACCAGACGGACATCCTGAACCAGCTAAATGGAGACCTGCTGATGGAAAACCCTGAGCAGAATATTAGCGTGCTGGGTCTGTCTCGCCTGCGCAGGGACTGTTACAAGGGAATGAGTCCTAAAGAGCTCCAGCAGTACATGCAATACCAGCTGCAGCAAGCAGAAGATGGAAAG CGTGCCGTCATGGAGCAACGAGAGAAGGAGCTTCAGGAGCATCATGAGCGCATGACATCTGCCCGTGCTGCATTGCTGCTAGAAAGACAGCAAGCACGTATTAATAAGGAGCTGCGCAGGGCAATGGACAACACCAATGCACAGCTGGCCCAGGCCCATGATGCTCA GAATAACCATCTACAGGATGTGTACAGCAACATTCCCGATGAGCGCTATTTTTCCCAGTTTAATACCAGCAGTAGATAA
- the LOC113066859 gene encoding probable polypeptide N-acetylgalactosaminyltransferase 8 isoform X1, protein MRIAARVCMLVIGIIVYILVYISFIRSEDPEVLRRLKRIEDQVNEIAIEIKNQKVSEAVVEHKITKKTEVKKLYPKSPLFKSWGAELTEEEQMEAERQFQEFGYNVFLSNRLPLNRTIPDTRDISDFLKDFSYIYMRRCATKSYPTDLPTISVILIYFNEAPSVIKRAIHSIIDKTPALLLKEIILVDDYSSIEDLHLALDEYIELFNKEKPGLIKKVRHGRQMGLAKARISGWEAATGQVVAILDAHIEVHKDWAEPLLARIKADRTVVLSPVFDKVLFDTMEVKKYNALAQAFDWNLWCMYESFRPEWYKNKDPSEPGKSPSVMGILVAERQFLGEIGVLDEGMTIYGGENVELGIRVWLCGGSIEVVPCSKIAHIERAHKPYSQDLRKPMIRNALRVAEIWLDEYKSNVNIAWNLPLKNHGIDIGDVSERKQLRNKLRCKPFRWYLENVYPLLDVWEDIIGYGALNNDLKEKFCIDQGPVPGSVPILFRCHYYKPQHCYYNRNGEIYIGGIKSHTYNSNRCLMDPGSGKTPALHDCKNAKVKGLSIYWDFSQGNAIKNRNTNRCLEIGQGADSYYYLILQTCTGQRWTIQHVIKDF, encoded by the exons ATGAGGATTGCTGCAAGAGTCTGTATGTTAGTTATTGGTATCATAGTTTACATCCTTGTGTACATATCATTTATCAGATCAGAAGATCCAGAGGTACTTAGAAGACTAAAGAGAATAGAAGATCAAGTTAATGAAATAG CCATagaaatcaaaaatcaaaaagtCAGTGAGGCTGTTGTGGAACATAAAATTACAAAGAAAACGGAGGTTAAGAAGTTGTATCCAAAATCCCCTCTCTTTAAATCATGGGGAGCTGAACTCACAGAAGAGGAACAGATGGAAGCAGAGAGGCAGTTTCAGGAGTTCGGATACAATGTGTTCCTCAGTAACAGATTACCACTGAACAGAACAATCCCCGATACTCGAGACATCAG TGATTTTTTAAAggacttttcatatatatatatgcgcagaTGTGCTACAAAAAGCTACCCCACGGACCTGCCAACCATTAGTGTGATTCTGATCTATTTTAATGAGGCCCCGTCAGTCATTAAAAGGGCAATCCACAGCATCATTGACAAAACTCCTGCTCTTCTGCTAAAGGAGATCATCCTGGTAGACGACTACAGTTCGATTG AGGATCTGCATTTGGCTCTAGATGAATATATTGAgctatttaataaagaaaaacctGGCCTAATCAAGAAAGTGAGGCACGGAAGGCAGATGGGCCTTGCCAAGGCAAGAATCTCAGGCTGGGAAGCGGCCACAGGTCAGGTGGTAGCCATTCTGGATGCACACATTGAAGTTCATAAGGACTG GGCAGAGCCATTACTTGCAAGAATCAAAGCAGACAGGACAGTAGTGCTGTCACCAGTGTTTGACAAAGTGCTTTTTGACACAATGGAGGTAAAGAAGTATAACGCTCTTGCTCAAGCGTTTGACTGGAACCTCTGGTGCATGTATGAGTCCTTCCGGCCAGAATGGTACAAAAACAAAGACCCATCAGAACCAGGGAA GAGTCCCTCAGTCATGGGTATCCTTGTTGCTGAACGTCAATTCCTTGGAGAAATTGGAGTTTTGGATGAAGGAATGACAATTTATGGAGGTGAAAATGTTGAATTAGGAATACGT GTCTGGCTCTGTGGTGGGAGTATTGAAGTGGTGCCGTGTTCAAAGATCGCTCACATTGAAAGAGCACATAAGCCCTATTCACAAGATCTCCGGAAACCCATGATTCGCAACGCTCTGAGAGTGGCTGAAATCTGGCTGGATGAATATAAATCAAATGTGAATATTGCCTGGAATCTCCCTCTAAag aatcatGGGATTGATATTGGTGATGTGAGTGAAAGAAAACAATTACGAAATAAACTCAGATGTAAGCCCTTCAGATGGTATCTGGAAAATGTATATCCTCTCCTAGACGTCTGGGAAGACATAATTGGTTATGGTGCG CTGAATAATGACCTTAAAGAAAAATTCTGTATTGATCAAGGACCTGTTCCTGGAAGTGTACCAATTCTGTTTAGGTGTCATTACTATAAACCTCAG CATTGTTATTACAACCGTAATGGAGAGATCTACATTGGAGGCATTAAATCTCACACATATAACTCTAACCGTTGTCTAATGGATCCTGGTAGTGGAAAGACACCAGCGTTGCATGACTGTAAAAATGCCAAGGTGAAAGGATTGAGTATATACTGGGACTTTTCTCAG ggaaatgcaataaaaaacagaaacacaaatcGATGTCTTGAGATCGGCCAAGGAGCGGACTCCTACTATTATCTGATTTTGCAAACATGCACAGGACAAAGATGGACAATACAACATGTCATCAAAGACTTTTAA
- the LOC113066859 gene encoding probable polypeptide N-acetylgalactosaminyltransferase 8 isoform X2: MRIAARVCMLVIGIIVYILVYISFIRSEDPEVLRRLKRIEDQVNEIAIEIKNQKVSEAVVEHKITKKTEVKKLYPKSPLFKSWGAELTEEEQMEAERQFQEFGYNVFLSNRLPLNRTIPDTRDIRCATKSYPTDLPTISVILIYFNEAPSVIKRAIHSIIDKTPALLLKEIILVDDYSSIEDLHLALDEYIELFNKEKPGLIKKVRHGRQMGLAKARISGWEAATGQVVAILDAHIEVHKDWAEPLLARIKADRTVVLSPVFDKVLFDTMEVKKYNALAQAFDWNLWCMYESFRPEWYKNKDPSEPGKSPSVMGILVAERQFLGEIGVLDEGMTIYGGENVELGIRVWLCGGSIEVVPCSKIAHIERAHKPYSQDLRKPMIRNALRVAEIWLDEYKSNVNIAWNLPLKNHGIDIGDVSERKQLRNKLRCKPFRWYLENVYPLLDVWEDIIGYGALNNDLKEKFCIDQGPVPGSVPILFRCHYYKPQHCYYNRNGEIYIGGIKSHTYNSNRCLMDPGSGKTPALHDCKNAKVKGLSIYWDFSQGNAIKNRNTNRCLEIGQGADSYYYLILQTCTGQRWTIQHVIKDF, encoded by the exons ATGAGGATTGCTGCAAGAGTCTGTATGTTAGTTATTGGTATCATAGTTTACATCCTTGTGTACATATCATTTATCAGATCAGAAGATCCAGAGGTACTTAGAAGACTAAAGAGAATAGAAGATCAAGTTAATGAAATAG CCATagaaatcaaaaatcaaaaagtCAGTGAGGCTGTTGTGGAACATAAAATTACAAAGAAAACGGAGGTTAAGAAGTTGTATCCAAAATCCCCTCTCTTTAAATCATGGGGAGCTGAACTCACAGAAGAGGAACAGATGGAAGCAGAGAGGCAGTTTCAGGAGTTCGGATACAATGTGTTCCTCAGTAACAGATTACCACTGAACAGAACAATCCCCGATACTCGAGACATCAG aTGTGCTACAAAAAGCTACCCCACGGACCTGCCAACCATTAGTGTGATTCTGATCTATTTTAATGAGGCCCCGTCAGTCATTAAAAGGGCAATCCACAGCATCATTGACAAAACTCCTGCTCTTCTGCTAAAGGAGATCATCCTGGTAGACGACTACAGTTCGATTG AGGATCTGCATTTGGCTCTAGATGAATATATTGAgctatttaataaagaaaaacctGGCCTAATCAAGAAAGTGAGGCACGGAAGGCAGATGGGCCTTGCCAAGGCAAGAATCTCAGGCTGGGAAGCGGCCACAGGTCAGGTGGTAGCCATTCTGGATGCACACATTGAAGTTCATAAGGACTG GGCAGAGCCATTACTTGCAAGAATCAAAGCAGACAGGACAGTAGTGCTGTCACCAGTGTTTGACAAAGTGCTTTTTGACACAATGGAGGTAAAGAAGTATAACGCTCTTGCTCAAGCGTTTGACTGGAACCTCTGGTGCATGTATGAGTCCTTCCGGCCAGAATGGTACAAAAACAAAGACCCATCAGAACCAGGGAA GAGTCCCTCAGTCATGGGTATCCTTGTTGCTGAACGTCAATTCCTTGGAGAAATTGGAGTTTTGGATGAAGGAATGACAATTTATGGAGGTGAAAATGTTGAATTAGGAATACGT GTCTGGCTCTGTGGTGGGAGTATTGAAGTGGTGCCGTGTTCAAAGATCGCTCACATTGAAAGAGCACATAAGCCCTATTCACAAGATCTCCGGAAACCCATGATTCGCAACGCTCTGAGAGTGGCTGAAATCTGGCTGGATGAATATAAATCAAATGTGAATATTGCCTGGAATCTCCCTCTAAag aatcatGGGATTGATATTGGTGATGTGAGTGAAAGAAAACAATTACGAAATAAACTCAGATGTAAGCCCTTCAGATGGTATCTGGAAAATGTATATCCTCTCCTAGACGTCTGGGAAGACATAATTGGTTATGGTGCG CTGAATAATGACCTTAAAGAAAAATTCTGTATTGATCAAGGACCTGTTCCTGGAAGTGTACCAATTCTGTTTAGGTGTCATTACTATAAACCTCAG CATTGTTATTACAACCGTAATGGAGAGATCTACATTGGAGGCATTAAATCTCACACATATAACTCTAACCGTTGTCTAATGGATCCTGGTAGTGGAAAGACACCAGCGTTGCATGACTGTAAAAATGCCAAGGTGAAAGGATTGAGTATATACTGGGACTTTTCTCAG ggaaatgcaataaaaaacagaaacacaaatcGATGTCTTGAGATCGGCCAAGGAGCGGACTCCTACTATTATCTGATTTTGCAAACATGCACAGGACAAAGATGGACAATACAACATGTCATCAAAGACTTTTAA